The following proteins are co-located in the Haloplanus sp. HW8-1 genome:
- a CDS encoding DNA-binding protein has translation MTDRASDPDPDVDIHVPADATAHVCERCGRPFAGAGRLALHRGLEHGEELSAGEREAFDDAREDEEAALRRFRLLALAALVALYFGFLLTYAVVT, from the coding sequence GTGACCGACAGGGCATCCGACCCCGACCCCGACGTCGACATCCACGTCCCGGCGGACGCGACCGCACACGTCTGTGAGCGGTGTGGTCGACCGTTCGCCGGAGCGGGACGGCTGGCGCTCCATCGCGGACTCGAACACGGCGAGGAGCTATCGGCGGGAGAACGCGAGGCGTTCGACGACGCCCGCGAGGACGAGGAGGCCGCCCTGCGGCGGTTCAGACTCCTCGCGCTCGCGGCGCTGGTCGCACTCTACTTCGGCTTCCTGTTGACCTACGCAGTCGTCACGTAG
- a CDS encoding LEA type 2 family protein, with amino-acid sequence MPSTKQVVGGVVIAFLLAGLALFFFSQPSVSGIDNRFAGVNETTTVVESNLSVRNPNPVGASLGGLTVDYAIDMNGIRMATGVKEGVSIPQGPSTVPMTTRLANERIPAWWTSHIRNGERTALAVNADVHSSALGASFGAPKVTRTVETDMFDNKPDDAADGDGTATATPTPTPAPTTTDDGGILDGEDGTATPDDGTATPTPTQTPTPTQTPTPTPDDGLLDGGEDGTATPDSGTATPTPDDGLLSVGVPSGTIPVTRTR; translated from the coding sequence ATGCCATCGACCAAGCAGGTCGTGGGGGGAGTCGTCATCGCGTTTTTACTCGCCGGTCTCGCCCTTTTCTTTTTCAGCCAACCGTCGGTGTCGGGGATCGACAACCGGTTCGCCGGCGTCAACGAGACGACGACGGTCGTCGAGAGCAACCTGTCCGTCCGGAATCCCAATCCCGTCGGCGCCAGTCTCGGTGGACTGACCGTCGACTACGCCATCGACATGAACGGCATCCGGATGGCGACGGGCGTCAAGGAGGGGGTCTCGATCCCCCAGGGACCCTCGACGGTGCCGATGACTACGCGCCTCGCGAACGAACGCATCCCCGCGTGGTGGACGAGCCACATCCGCAACGGCGAACGGACCGCACTCGCCGTCAACGCCGACGTCCACTCGTCTGCGCTCGGTGCGTCCTTCGGCGCGCCGAAGGTGACCCGCACCGTCGAGACGGACATGTTCGACAACAAGCCCGACGACGCGGCGGACGGGGACGGGACGGCGACGGCGACCCCCACGCCGACGCCGGCACCGACCACGACCGACGACGGGGGCATCCTCGACGGCGAGGACGGGACGGCGACGCCGGACGACGGGACCGCGACACCCACGCCGACGCAGACACCGACGCCGACGCAGACACCGACGCCGACGCCCGACGACGGCCTCCTCGACGGCGGGGAGGACGGCACGGCGACGCCCGATAGCGGGACCGCGACACCGACGCCCGACGACGGACTGCTCTCCGTCGGGGTCCCTAGCGGGACGATCCCGGTGACGCGAACGCGATAG
- a CDS encoding phytoene/squalene synthase family protein, with protein sequence MSRHAARPPGDEADLDWCHEAVQGVSRTFALTVDVLDEPMASYICVGYLLCRVPDTVEDADHIPPAAQARLLREYDRVLDPTDDADADAFRDTVDEWLPAPEARSEDWEVVASTPRIVRTFRALPDDVCEAVTPPARELVQGMSMFVERYADEGGLRIQSREELEEYCYYAAGTVGTLVTNLLARGDLSEGRRARLYDTAEEFGLLLQLVNVAKDVYDDYTEEDNVYLPAEWLAAEGVPQEEVVAPEHESGAAAVVRRTARHARSFLDDAQTYLETVPTTDGNTVAAWAIPFLLAVGTLRELLARPEDALSDTGVKISRQEVFAVVTEMTGTDPDGRGTLADLREDIAGQPYHRARGQAD encoded by the coding sequence ATGTCTCGACACGCAGCTAGGCCTCCCGGTGACGAAGCCGACCTCGACTGGTGCCACGAGGCGGTCCAGGGTGTCTCCCGAACGTTCGCGTTGACCGTCGACGTGCTCGACGAACCGATGGCGTCGTACATCTGTGTCGGCTACCTCCTCTGTCGCGTGCCCGACACCGTCGAGGATGCGGACCACATTCCGCCGGCGGCCCAGGCACGTCTCCTCCGCGAGTACGACCGTGTGCTCGACCCGACCGACGACGCCGACGCCGACGCGTTCCGCGACACGGTCGACGAGTGGCTCCCGGCACCCGAGGCCCGCTCCGAGGACTGGGAGGTCGTCGCCAGCACCCCGCGGATCGTCCGGACTTTTCGGGCGCTTCCCGACGACGTGTGCGAGGCGGTCACGCCGCCGGCGCGCGAACTCGTCCAGGGGATGTCGATGTTCGTCGAGCGGTACGCCGACGAGGGGGGCCTCCGCATCCAGTCCCGTGAGGAACTGGAGGAGTACTGTTACTACGCCGCCGGCACCGTCGGCACTCTCGTCACCAACCTGCTGGCACGCGGCGACCTGAGCGAGGGCCGTCGCGCCCGCCTCTACGACACCGCCGAGGAGTTCGGTCTCCTGTTGCAACTGGTCAACGTCGCCAAGGACGTCTACGACGACTACACCGAGGAGGACAACGTCTACCTCCCGGCGGAGTGGCTGGCCGCCGAGGGGGTCCCCCAGGAGGAGGTCGTCGCCCCCGAACACGAGTCCGGGGCGGCGGCCGTCGTCCGGCGCACCGCGCGTCACGCGCGCTCCTTCCTCGACGACGCCCAGACGTATCTGGAGACGGTACCCACGACCGACGGCAACACCGTCGCGGCGTGGGCCATCCCCTTCTTACTCGCAGTCGGGACGCTCCGCGAACTCCTCGCACGCCCCGAGGACGCGCTCTCGGACACCGGTGTCAAGATATCGCGCCAGGAGGTGTTCGCCGTCGTCACGGAGATGACCGGCACCGATCCGGATGGCCGCGGGACGCTCGCGGACCTCCGGGAGGACATCGCCGGGCAGCCCTACCACCGGGCCCGCGGACAGGCCGACTGA